The Gemmata palustris genome includes a region encoding these proteins:
- a CDS encoding serine hydrolase domain-containing protein: MRSPRALLLFAALALLPTFAHAQPAAPDAEKLKAIPAAMQKFVDDGDLSGAVTVVGRKDGVVAFDAVGQRDVAAKAPMTKDTLFRIASMTKPITAIGIMILADEGKLSPDDDVAKYLPEFTGQLLYAPRLKDAPGDAAVVLKKPKRAVKLRDLLTHTSGAASYPKGVDDVYSKRNRTLAETTLATALQPLTFEPGTQWSYSNSGIDVLGRVIEVVSGESYETFLQKRVFDPLGMKDTAFYPTKEQGARLALIYFKDKDNKLAPSGNALIGLPANPKHPIPAGGLVSSGADLANLYRMMLNKGELNGKRVLSEKAVAEMTKVQTGEIKTGFVEGMGFGYGWAVVREPKGVTAMLSAGTYGHGGAFGTQGWIDPTQDVFAVLLIQRIGLPNADASPMREKLQEIAVSALKK, from the coding sequence ATGCGCTCTCCTCGCGCTCTGTTGCTGTTCGCTGCCCTCGCACTTCTGCCAACCTTTGCTCACGCGCAACCGGCCGCGCCCGATGCGGAGAAACTCAAAGCGATCCCGGCCGCGATGCAGAAGTTCGTCGACGACGGCGACCTGTCCGGGGCCGTCACGGTCGTCGGGCGCAAGGACGGTGTGGTCGCGTTCGACGCGGTCGGGCAGCGCGATGTTGCGGCCAAAGCGCCGATGACAAAAGACACCCTGTTCCGCATCGCGTCGATGACGAAGCCGATTACCGCAATCGGCATCATGATCCTCGCCGACGAGGGCAAACTGTCGCCGGACGACGACGTGGCGAAGTACCTCCCGGAGTTTACGGGGCAACTGCTCTACGCCCCGCGCCTCAAAGATGCGCCCGGCGACGCGGCGGTCGTGCTCAAGAAGCCGAAACGGGCCGTGAAGCTCCGCGACCTGCTCACGCACACGAGCGGCGCAGCGAGTTACCCGAAGGGCGTCGATGACGTGTACTCGAAGCGGAACCGCACCCTCGCGGAAACGACTCTCGCGACCGCGCTCCAACCGCTCACGTTCGAGCCGGGGACGCAGTGGAGTTACTCGAACTCGGGTATCGACGTGCTCGGGCGCGTGATCGAGGTCGTGAGCGGCGAGAGCTACGAGACGTTTCTGCAGAAGCGCGTCTTCGACCCGTTGGGGATGAAGGACACCGCGTTCTACCCGACGAAGGAGCAGGGCGCGCGACTCGCGCTGATCTACTTCAAAGACAAGGACAACAAACTGGCGCCGAGCGGCAACGCACTCATCGGCCTACCCGCGAACCCCAAACACCCGATCCCGGCCGGCGGACTGGTTTCGAGCGGCGCCGACCTCGCGAACCTGTACCGCATGATGCTCAATAAGGGCGAACTCAACGGTAAGCGCGTCCTGAGCGAGAAGGCAGTCGCGGAGATGACGAAGGTGCAAACGGGCGAGATCAAGACGGGCTTCGTCGAGGGCATGGGGTTCGGGTACGGCTGGGCCGTAGTGCGCGAGCCGAAGGGCGTGACCGCGATGCTGTCCGCGGGCACTTACGGGCACGGCGGCGCGTTCGGCACACAGGGTTGGATCGACCCGACGCAGGACGTGTTCGCGGTGCTGCTCATTCAGCGCATCGGGCTGCCGAACGCCGATGCCTCGCCCATGCGCGAAAAACTGCAGGAGATCGCTGTGAGCGCACTGAAAAAGTAA
- the rpsJ gene encoding 30S ribosomal protein S10 → MAGPTGERIRIRMEGYDHEVLDRTAAEIVKTARDNQAEVHGPIPLPTRIERYTVLRSPHIDRKSREQFEIRTHKRLIDILKPNQKTIEALNKGLNLPPGVDIKIRVITGA, encoded by the coding sequence GTGGCCGGACCTACTGGTGAACGCATTCGCATCCGCATGGAAGGCTACGATCACGAGGTGCTCGATCGCACCGCGGCGGAGATCGTGAAGACCGCTCGCGACAACCAGGCGGAAGTCCACGGGCCGATCCCGCTGCCGACCCGCATCGAGCGGTACACGGTGCTGCGCTCGCCGCACATCGACCGCAAGAGCCGCGAGCAGTTCGAGATCCGCACCCACAAGCGGCTCATCGACATTCTGAAGCCGAACCAGAAGACCATCGAGGCGCTGAACAAGGGCCTCAACCTGCCCCCGGGCGTGGACATCAAGATTCGCGTCATCACCGGGGCGTGA
- the rplD gene encoding 50S ribosomal protein L4 — translation MADNTTPETPETGAETPVARLIEVATSITVPVVNRAGEEVGTVTIDPAEFGGKISRQLMHDVVLMYLANQRAGTHHTLRRGQVAGSTKKLFRQKGTGNARAGTKRTNKRRGGGTAKGPKPRDYEYHLPKKAVKAATRMAVLSKFLDKQAVIIDDLTMAAPKTKEMIGVLKAIKIGKKTTEKGEKDVTLLDTTVLIGTDKLDQNVYKSARNIQGVKVAPAAEFNCYTVLKQRRLVLTRSALEALRAVGKK, via the coding sequence ATGGCTGATAACACCACGCCGGAAACCCCGGAAACCGGGGCCGAGACGCCTGTTGCCCGTTTGATCGAAGTTGCGACTTCGATTACGGTGCCGGTTGTGAACCGCGCCGGGGAAGAGGTGGGTACGGTCACCATCGACCCGGCCGAATTCGGCGGGAAGATCAGCCGGCAGTTGATGCACGACGTCGTGCTGATGTACCTCGCCAACCAACGCGCCGGTACCCACCACACGCTCCGTCGCGGTCAGGTGGCCGGTAGCACGAAGAAGCTGTTCCGGCAGAAGGGCACCGGTAACGCCCGCGCCGGTACGAAGCGCACGAACAAGCGCCGCGGTGGTGGTACCGCGAAAGGCCCGAAGCCGCGCGATTACGAATACCACCTGCCGAAGAAGGCGGTCAAGGCCGCGACCCGGATGGCCGTGCTGTCGAAGTTCCTCGACAAGCAAGCGGTCATCATCGACGACCTGACGATGGCCGCGCCGAAGACCAAAGAAATGATCGGCGTGCTGAAGGCCATCAAGATCGGTAAGAAGACGACGGAGAAGGGCGAGAAGGACGTGACGCTGCTGGACACGACTGTCCTCATCGGCACCGACAAGCTCGACCAGAACGTGTACAAGTCGGCCCGCAACATTCAGGGCGTGAAGGTTGCGCCGGCCGCGGAATTCAACTGCTACACCGTGCTGAAGCAACGGCGGCTCGTGTTGACTCGCTCCGCGCTTGAGGCACTGCGGGCCGTCGGGAAGAAGTAA
- the rplW gene encoding 50S ribosomal protein L23, whose amino-acid sequence MATTRPKPKKYRRKLALRKPCVHGESGIELRSYQVILRPLVTEKGTHQSTRYNAYTFQVNPLATKTQIKVAVEELFNVKVEAVRTQVREGKKRRFRQAMGQLSTWKKAIVTLNEEDKIEFF is encoded by the coding sequence ATGGCAACGACACGACCGAAGCCGAAAAAATACCGGCGGAAGCTGGCGCTCCGCAAGCCGTGCGTTCACGGCGAGTCGGGCATCGAGTTGCGCTCGTACCAGGTGATCCTGCGTCCGCTCGTGACCGAGAAGGGCACGCACCAGAGCACGCGGTACAACGCTTACACGTTCCAGGTGAACCCTCTCGCCACCAAGACGCAGATCAAGGTGGCGGTCGAGGAACTGTTCAACGTGAAGGTCGAGGCCGTCCGCACCCAGGTGCGCGAGGGCAAGAAGCGGCGGTTCCGCCAGGCGATGGGGCAGCTTTCTACGTGGAAGAAGGCCATCGTCACGCTGAACGAAGAAGACAAGATTGAGTTCTTTTGA
- the rplB gene encoding 50S ribosomal protein L2, translating into MGIKQYKPTSAGRRAGMVSDFADCTSPNENKPEKSLLSPKPKKGGRNNQGITCTRFRGGGHKQRYRKIDFKRTRDEVAATVVRVEYDPNRTSRIALIEYPRDDKHEFSRAYILAPNGLKAGDKVISGASELVEPKPGNCMPLWKVPLGMTVHNIEMVPGKGGQICRSAGCGAVLTAREKDWAQLTMPSGEIRRVPSKCRATIGTVSNAEHMNISIGKAGRMRWKGRKPHNRGTSMNPTDHPLGGGEGRSKGGRNPVSPTGVPAKGGKTRHKRKPGGKAIIRRRPAGPFQNTA; encoded by the coding sequence ATGGGTATCAAACAATACAAACCGACTTCCGCGGGCCGTCGCGCCGGGATGGTGTCCGACTTCGCGGACTGCACCAGCCCGAACGAAAACAAGCCCGAGAAGTCGCTGCTCTCGCCCAAGCCCAAAAAAGGCGGGCGCAACAACCAGGGTATCACCTGCACGCGGTTCCGTGGGGGTGGTCACAAGCAGCGGTACCGCAAGATCGACTTCAAGCGGACCCGCGATGAGGTCGCGGCGACGGTTGTTCGCGTCGAGTACGACCCGAACCGCACGAGCCGTATCGCGCTGATCGAATACCCGCGCGACGACAAGCACGAGTTCTCTCGGGCCTACATCCTCGCGCCGAACGGTCTGAAGGCCGGCGACAAGGTGATCTCCGGTGCGTCCGAGTTGGTCGAGCCGAAGCCGGGCAACTGCATGCCGCTGTGGAAGGTGCCGCTGGGCATGACTGTCCACAACATCGAGATGGTACCGGGCAAGGGCGGCCAGATTTGCCGCTCGGCCGGGTGCGGGGCGGTTCTCACGGCCCGCGAAAAGGACTGGGCGCAGCTCACCATGCCGAGCGGTGAAATCCGCCGCGTGCCGAGCAAGTGCCGCGCGACGATCGGCACCGTGTCGAACGCCGAGCACATGAACATCAGCATCGGCAAGGCCGGCCGTATGCGGTGGAAGGGGCGCAAGCCCCACAACCGCGGTACGAGTATGAACCCGACCGACCACCCGTTGGGCGGTGGTGAGGGGCGGAGCAAGGGTGGGCGTAACCCGGTCTCCCCGACGGGTGTGCCCGCGAAGGGCGGCAAGACCCGCCACAAGCGGAAGCCCGGTGGCAAGGCGATCATTCGGCGTCGGCCGGCTGGTCCGTTCCAGAACACGGCGTGA
- the rpsS gene encoding 30S ribosomal protein S19, with amino-acid sequence MSRSLKKGPHFDQRLLDKVTKQQGANREPIKTWARDCTILPDFIGATFLVHNGKTFVKVYCTEDMVGHKLGEFSPTRTFKGHSGGKKAAPAPAGK; translated from the coding sequence ATGAGCCGGTCGCTTAAGAAAGGCCCGCACTTCGACCAACGTCTCCTCGACAAGGTCACGAAGCAGCAGGGTGCGAACAGGGAACCGATCAAGACCTGGGCGCGGGATTGTACGATCCTCCCCGACTTTATCGGCGCGACGTTCCTCGTTCACAACGGCAAGACGTTCGTGAAGGTGTACTGCACCGAAGACATGGTCGGGCACAAGTTGGGCGAGTTCTCCCCGACGCGGACGTTCAAGGGGCACTCCGGCGGTAAGAAGGCTGCTCCGGCCCCGGCGGGCAAGTAG
- the rplV gene encoding 50S ribosomal protein L22, protein MDYKALHRFADVGPRKIRLFADLIRGKNVDEALQLLRFYPNRSAKLLLAVVQSAYGNADDRECPDPDGLIVSECRVDGAPMFKRIQPRARGTAFQIKRRMSHIHVTLSDPPEEAGSVPARGEVAAVAAPEPAPTA, encoded by the coding sequence ATGGATTACAAAGCACTGCACCGGTTCGCGGACGTCGGCCCCCGGAAGATCCGGCTGTTCGCCGATTTGATTCGCGGAAAGAACGTGGACGAGGCGCTGCAGCTCCTGCGGTTCTACCCGAACCGTAGTGCGAAGTTGCTCCTGGCCGTCGTCCAGAGCGCGTACGGTAACGCCGACGACCGCGAGTGCCCGGACCCGGACGGCCTGATCGTCTCCGAGTGCCGCGTGGACGGCGCCCCGATGTTCAAGCGGATTCAGCCCCGCGCCCGCGGGACCGCGTTCCAGATCAAGCGGCGGATGTCGCACATTCACGTGACGCTGTCCGATCCCCCTGAAGAGGCGGGTTCGGTGCCGGCGAGGGGTGAAGTTGCAGCAGTCGCTGCACCAGAGCCGGCGCCCACCGCGTAA
- the rpsC gene encoding 30S ribosomal protein S3, translating into MGQKVRPTGFRTGIMRPWRSTWYASKQDFAELLLEDVAIRAFIQKFLTNKKDRKEQRPAIADIRIERTRERVTVVVTSSRVGAIIGKKGEKIDKLTKALEKLTRRHIEVKTVEVTRPEIDAQLIAEDIAEQLEKRASFRRTMKQAMQRAMEGGAKGVKLQLSGRLGGAEMARCEKGMEGSIPLSTLRCKVEYGFAEATTPQGNIGIKAWVNQGDYLTGDIADTTDAQAGQAQKRRPRRGGSGPRNG; encoded by the coding sequence ATGGGCCAGAAAGTTCGACCGACGGGGTTCCGAACCGGCATCATGCGGCCGTGGCGGAGCACGTGGTACGCCAGCAAGCAAGACTTCGCCGAGCTCCTGTTGGAAGACGTCGCGATCCGGGCGTTCATCCAGAAGTTCCTTACGAACAAGAAGGACCGCAAGGAGCAGCGGCCCGCGATCGCCGACATCCGAATTGAACGCACCCGCGAGCGCGTGACGGTCGTCGTCACCAGCAGCCGCGTCGGGGCGATCATCGGGAAAAAGGGCGAGAAAATCGACAAGCTCACGAAGGCGCTGGAGAAGTTGACCCGCCGGCACATCGAGGTGAAGACCGTCGAAGTGACCCGGCCGGAGATCGACGCCCAGCTCATCGCTGAGGACATTGCGGAGCAGCTCGAAAAGCGGGCCAGCTTCCGCCGCACGATGAAGCAGGCCATGCAGCGGGCGATGGAGGGCGGCGCGAAGGGCGTCAAGCTCCAGCTCTCGGGCCGGCTCGGTGGTGCGGAAATGGCCCGGTGCGAAAAGGGGATGGAAGGGTCCATCCCGCTTTCGACGCTCCGTTGCAAGGTCGAGTACGGCTTCGCCGAAGCGACCACGCCGCAGGGCAACATCGGGATCAAGGCCTGGGTGAACCAGGGCGACTACTTGACGGGCGACATCGCCGACACGACCGACGCCCAGGCGGGACAGGCCCAGAAGCGGCGCCCCCGGCGCGGCGGCTCGGGTCCGCGGAACGGCTGA
- the rplP gene encoding 50S ribosomal protein L16 has product MPQMPKRVKFRKAQRGVVRARTTRRKYNGPIKGNAHRGNYVAYGDYGLQTLEGGWLSAECIESGRVTMTRFVSGEGRYYIRVFPHKPVTSIPAETRMGKGKGEPEYWAAVVRPGQILFEIGGIPESTAKDCLARVAYKMPFKCRFVARRPNV; this is encoded by the coding sequence ATGCCACAGATGCCCAAACGGGTCAAGTTTCGCAAGGCGCAGCGCGGCGTTGTCCGCGCCCGGACGACCCGGCGCAAGTACAACGGCCCGATCAAGGGTAACGCGCACCGCGGCAACTACGTGGCCTACGGCGACTACGGGCTGCAGACGCTCGAGGGCGGCTGGTTGTCGGCCGAGTGCATCGAGAGCGGCCGCGTCACGATGACGCGGTTCGTCTCGGGCGAGGGCCGGTACTACATCCGCGTGTTCCCGCACAAGCCCGTGACCTCCATTCCCGCCGAAACGCGAATGGGTAAGGGCAAGGGCGAGCCGGAATACTGGGCCGCCGTTGTGCGGCCCGGCCAGATCCTCTTCGAGATCGGTGGGATCCCGGAGAGCACGGCCAAGGACTGCTTGGCCCGTGTTGCGTACAAGATGCCGTTCAAGTGCCGGTTCGTTGCCCGGCGCCCCAACGTCTAA
- the rpmC gene encoding 50S ribosomal protein L29: MPNRMKEFRGMSDEQLSLALKDTEKHLFQLRFQSATDRLETPSEIRKARRDIARIRTLQREKELGKLGGLSTEQLGTRIASLQAKEDASLPGKRTAHRQGARLKRFYVAKGGTLPIAPPPAPAAPAPKADAKKPETKSDAKKPDAKKSAPKGSGK; encoded by the coding sequence ATGCCGAACCGCATGAAAGAGTTCCGGGGAATGAGCGACGAGCAATTGTCGCTCGCCCTCAAGGACACCGAAAAGCACCTGTTCCAGCTCCGGTTCCAGTCGGCGACCGACCGGCTCGAGACGCCGTCGGAGATCCGCAAGGCGCGGCGCGACATCGCTCGCATCCGCACCCTGCAGCGGGAAAAGGAACTGGGCAAGCTCGGCGGGCTCTCGACCGAGCAGCTCGGCACCCGCATCGCGTCCCTTCAGGCGAAGGAAGACGCGAGCCTGCCCGGTAAGCGCACCGCGCACCGCCAGGGCGCTCGCCTGAAGCGGTTCTATGTGGCGAAGGGCGGGACGCTCCCGATCGCTCCGCCGCCCGCGCCCGCAGCACCGGCCCCTAAAGCCGACGCGAAGAAGCCGGAAACCAAGAGCGACGCAAAGAAGCCCGACGCCAAGAAGAGCGCGCCGAAGGGGAGTGGTAAGTAA
- the rpsQ gene encoding 30S ribosomal protein S17 → MADTSTPAAAEKTTSRRVLEGVVTRDKTAKTRRVEVERLVRHPKYGKFVKRRTVCYVHDEANESHLGDTVEIIESRPLSKTKRWNLVKVVKRAPSRTLSNLEGAVAGSDAAAPAKTEEKK, encoded by the coding sequence ATGGCGGACACCAGCACACCGGCCGCGGCCGAGAAGACCACGAGCCGGCGAGTTCTCGAGGGCGTTGTGACCCGCGACAAGACGGCCAAGACCCGCCGCGTCGAGGTCGAGCGCCTGGTCCGGCACCCGAAGTACGGCAAGTTCGTTAAGCGCCGGACGGTGTGTTACGTTCACGATGAGGCGAACGAGTCGCACCTCGGCGACACGGTCGAGATCATCGAGAGCCGCCCGCTGTCTAAGACCAAGCGATGGAACTTGGTGAAGGTCGTGAAGCGGGCGCCGAGCCGCACGCTCTCGAACCTCGAAGGCGCCGTCGCCGGCAGCGACGCCGCGGCCCCGGCCAAGACCGAAGAGAAGAAATAG
- the rplN gene encoding 50S ribosomal protein L14, which yields MIQMYTYLDVADNTGAKEVMCIQVLGGSKRRVAYLGDIIRASVKKALPGGDVKQGDVVKGVVVRTRVATRREDGSYVRFDRNALVLLDNDNNPRGTRIFGAVPRELRAKFNKILSLAAEVV from the coding sequence ATGATCCAGATGTATACCTACCTCGATGTGGCCGACAACACCGGGGCTAAGGAAGTGATGTGTATCCAGGTGCTCGGCGGCAGCAAGCGCCGGGTCGCGTACCTGGGCGACATCATCCGCGCGAGCGTGAAGAAGGCCCTGCCCGGCGGCGACGTCAAGCAGGGCGACGTGGTCAAAGGGGTCGTGGTCCGCACCCGCGTCGCCACCCGGCGCGAGGACGGCAGCTACGTCCGCTTCGACCGCAACGCGCTGGTGCTGCTCGACAACGACAACAACCCGCGCGGAACTCGTATCTTCGGTGCGGTTCCCCGTGAACTGCGGGCGAAGTTTAATAAGATTCTCAGCCTCGCCGCTGAGGTGGTGTGA
- the rplX gene encoding 50S ribosomal protein L24 codes for MFICKNDVVQVIAGDDKGARGKVLRVIRAEGKLVVEGVNRVYRHLKPSRRNPQGGRLSKEMPVDASNVMLIDPVQGVPTRVGVRSLPDGSKELFAKKSGTRLRVLKKAKVAKN; via the coding sequence ATGTTCATCTGCAAGAACGACGTGGTTCAGGTGATCGCCGGGGACGACAAGGGCGCCCGCGGGAAGGTGCTGCGAGTCATTCGCGCGGAAGGCAAGCTCGTCGTCGAGGGCGTGAACCGCGTGTACCGGCACTTGAAGCCGTCGCGCCGGAACCCGCAGGGCGGTCGGCTCTCGAAGGAGATGCCGGTCGACGCCTCGAACGTCATGCTGATCGACCCGGTCCAGGGCGTCCCGACCCGCGTCGGCGTCCGGTCCCTGCCGGACGGCAGCAAAGAGCTTTTCGCCAAGAAGAGCGGCACGCGGCTCCGCGTGCTCAAGAAGGCGAAAGTCGCAAAGAACTAA
- the rplE gene encoding 50S ribosomal protein L5, whose protein sequence is MAAVTTAPPRLLEKYNQEIVETLGKKFGRTNRLSLPKLSKIVLNMGVGKALQDKERMKIAAEQLGLIAGQRAQITKARVAVSGFRLREGYEIGCRVTLRGKRMYEFLDRLVNLALPRIRDFRGINPKSFDGNGNYSMGLTEQLVFPEIDPDKVSFTQGMDITFVTTTRNDDEARELLRAFGMPFREDAK, encoded by the coding sequence ATGGCCGCTGTTACCACCGCTCCCCCGCGTCTCCTGGAAAAGTACAACCAAGAGATCGTCGAAACTCTCGGTAAGAAGTTCGGGCGCACCAACCGCTTGAGCCTGCCGAAACTCTCGAAAATCGTTCTGAATATGGGCGTCGGCAAGGCGCTGCAAGACAAAGAGCGGATGAAGATCGCGGCGGAGCAACTCGGCCTCATCGCCGGTCAGCGCGCTCAGATCACCAAAGCCCGCGTCGCGGTCAGCGGCTTCCGCCTCCGCGAAGGGTACGAGATCGGCTGCCGCGTGACGCTCCGCGGTAAGCGGATGTACGAATTCCTCGACCGCCTCGTCAACCTCGCTCTGCCGCGTATCCGCGACTTCCGCGGGATCAACCCGAAGAGCTTCGACGGCAACGGCAACTACAGCATGGGGCTGACCGAACAACTGGTCTTCCCCGAAATCGACCCGGACAAGGTGTCGTTCACGCAGGGCATGGACATCACCTTCGTCACGACGACCCGGAACGACGACGAGGCCCGCGAACTCCTTCGCGCCTTCGGGATGCCGTTCCGAGAAGATGCCAAATAA
- the rpsH gene encoding 30S ribosomal protein S8: MMTDPIADMLTRIRNANNIERPLVEMPATKLKVAVAKVLLEEGFILGYRTGTYTETQIDGGGKQKDFQEVDQLGAPHVVLQVFLKYGPDGERVIRHIGRYSKPGRRVYQGYKDVKRVLDGLGIAILSTSRGVMSDRQAKKAKVGGEVLCTVW, from the coding sequence ATGATGACCGACCCGATCGCGGACATGCTGACGCGCATCCGCAACGCGAACAACATCGAGCGCCCGCTCGTCGAAATGCCGGCCACCAAACTCAAGGTCGCCGTGGCGAAGGTGCTGCTCGAAGAGGGTTTCATCCTCGGCTACCGCACCGGGACGTACACCGAAACCCAGATCGACGGTGGCGGTAAGCAGAAAGACTTCCAGGAAGTCGATCAGCTCGGCGCGCCGCACGTTGTCCTGCAGGTGTTCTTGAAGTACGGCCCGGATGGTGAACGGGTCATCCGCCACATCGGGCGGTATTCCAAGCCCGGGCGCCGCGTGTACCAGGGCTACAAGGACGTGAAGCGCGTTCTCGACGGCTTGGGTATCGCCATCCTGTCGACGAGCCGCGGTGTAATGTCCGACCGCCAGGCGAAGAAGGCCAAAGTCGGCGGCGAAGTGCTCTGCACCGTTTGGTGA
- the rplF gene encoding 50S ribosomal protein L6: MSRIGKQPIVIPAGVKVAVAGGNVKVEGPKGKLEITAHPNMKVESDGKAIKVTRPDDVRQNRALHGLTRALINNMVVGVTKGYEKKLKIEGVGFQVAAKGKGVELTVGFANRIVHNPPEGITVAVPDPTTIVVSGADKQKVGQFAAEIRASRKPEPYKGKGVRYENEVVRRKEGKSFAAGK; encoded by the coding sequence ATGTCACGTATCGGAAAGCAGCCGATTGTCATCCCCGCGGGGGTGAAGGTCGCGGTCGCGGGCGGCAACGTGAAGGTCGAGGGGCCGAAGGGCAAGCTCGAAATCACCGCGCACCCGAACATGAAGGTCGAGTCCGACGGGAAGGCGATCAAGGTCACCCGCCCGGACGACGTGCGCCAGAACCGGGCGCTGCACGGACTCACCCGTGCGCTCATCAATAACATGGTGGTGGGCGTCACGAAGGGCTACGAAAAGAAGCTCAAGATCGAGGGCGTCGGCTTCCAGGTCGCGGCCAAGGGAAAGGGCGTCGAGTTGACGGTCGGGTTCGCGAACCGGATCGTTCACAACCCGCCCGAGGGGATCACGGTCGCGGTGCCCGATCCCACGACGATCGTGGTGAGCGGCGCGGACAAGCAGAAGGTCGGCCAGTTCGCCGCCGAGATCCGCGCGAGCCGCAAACCGGAGCCGTACAAGGGCAAGGGCGTTCGCTACGAGAACGAAGTCGTCCGCCGCAAGGAAGGGAAGTCGTTCGCTGCGGGCAAGTAG
- the rpsE gene encoding 30S ribosomal protein S5: protein MARERRDRGDGDSRDNALVDFVVKIRRSACVVKGGRRFSFNALVVVGDRRGKVSYGYGKANEVPPAVEKAIKEGEGNVQRSKKVAVRGSTIPHRVIGKYGASKVILVPAGPGTGVKAGPGVREVLQACGITNILTKVHGSTNPLNLVKATLDGLAQLRTKEDVAQLRGVQL, encoded by the coding sequence ATGGCGCGTGAGCGACGAGACAGGGGCGACGGCGACTCGCGCGACAACGCGCTGGTCGATTTCGTCGTGAAAATCCGACGGTCCGCCTGCGTTGTCAAGGGCGGTCGGCGGTTCAGCTTCAACGCCCTCGTGGTCGTCGGCGACCGGCGGGGCAAGGTGTCTTACGGGTACGGCAAGGCCAACGAAGTGCCGCCGGCCGTCGAGAAGGCCATCAAGGAGGGCGAGGGCAACGTCCAGCGCTCCAAGAAGGTCGCCGTCCGCGGCAGCACGATCCCGCATCGCGTGATCGGCAAGTACGGCGCGAGCAAGGTGATCCTCGTGCCCGCCGGCCCCGGTACCGGTGTGAAGGCCGGCCCCGGCGTCCGCGAGGTGCTGCAGGCGTGCGGCATCACGAACATTCTCACCAAGGTTCACGGCAGCACGAACCCGCTGAACCTGGTTAAGGCCACGCTCGACGGGTTGGCGCAACTTCGCACGAAGGAAGACGTCGCCCAACTCCGGGGGGTGCAACTCTAA
- the rplO gene encoding 50S ribosomal protein L15: MDLTTVSSPGVDKRKLKRRVGRGIGSGHGKTCGLGHKGQYASAGARLPSGLFEGGQMPLFRRWPKRGFSHATWDKTAAVVNVGDLDQFDANSTVDMASLKDRRLVVGTFDHLRILGDGATVLTKKLTVRADHFTKAAKAAIEKAGGTCDVIPKPKKPVRNKMGSKKKALDAARAAKAPKA; encoded by the coding sequence ATGGACCTGACAACCGTTTCATCCCCGGGCGTCGACAAGCGGAAGCTCAAGCGCCGCGTCGGCCGCGGGATCGGTTCCGGCCACGGCAAGACCTGCGGACTCGGTCACAAGGGCCAGTACGCGAGCGCAGGTGCCCGGCTCCCCAGCGGGCTGTTCGAAGGCGGTCAGATGCCGCTGTTCCGCCGGTGGCCCAAGCGCGGGTTCAGCCACGCGACCTGGGACAAGACCGCCGCCGTTGTGAACGTCGGCGACCTCGACCAGTTCGACGCGAACAGCACCGTCGACATGGCTTCGCTCAAAGATCGCCGGCTCGTCGTCGGGACGTTCGATCACTTGCGCATCCTGGGCGACGGCGCGACCGTGCTCACGAAGAAGCTCACCGTGCGGGCGGACCACTTCACGAAGGCGGCGAAGGCCGCGATCGAGAAGGCCGGCGGCACCTGCGACGTGATCCCCAAGCCGAAGAAGCCCGTGCGGAACAAGATGGGCTCGAAGAAGAAGGCGCTGGACGCGGCCCGCGCCGCGAAGGCCCCCAAGGCGTGA